From Cryobacterium sp. GrIS_2_6:
ACAGCGCCACGGCTGAGCACGTAATCGCCTTCACGGAGGTCGCCGGCCGGGACCCATCCATCAACCGTCGCTACCGGGTGATTCGGGGTAATGGTCAGTTTCTGGCCGAGTTCCGTCACAATGTCGATGAAATCCCCGACATAGTGCCGTTCAGTGACCGACCCGAGACCGAGCCAGCTACCGTGCCCTACGGAATCTGCCACTGCGGATGCGGTCGCACGACCGCCATCGCCAAATCCGACCGACGAGGCCACCTCAAGGGCGAACCGATGACTTATATCAGCGGGCACAACCAGGCCCGTCGCGGCAGGTAAGCAGCGCGGGTGCACAGGCGGGGAATTGTCCGTGTCCGTGACCGGGTGCGGGTTGGCGGCCGCCACGTCGACACACTCGGAGCACGCGTCGTCGGAGAGGATCAGATCCCAGGAACCGACCCCGCTGGCGGAGTAGGAGTCGAGGGAGCCGAGGGTTTGCGCGCGGGCGATCTCCGTGTGAGCGATCAGTTGAGCCCGGGAATCCGAGCCGATCAGGTCGCTGATGGTGCCCGCGATCTTCTCTGACGACCAGCCAGAGTCAAGCCCTGAGCTGATCCGGTTCCCGACCTGATCGAGCACCGTGTCTTCGATGCCCTTGACTGTGATCCCAGCACTATCCAGCAGCGCCCTCAGGCCGCCGTCAGCGACCAGTGAGGCAGCCTGCGCATCACCGGGCACCCAGGCGTCCCAATTGACGTCAGCAACGGCCTGACCGGTCATCCCGGCCACACTCACCGCATGCGCGCCCAACTGCTGCGCCGCACCATGAGCACCCGTCAGATACCCGTCCGCGAGAAGCTGCCGAAGCACCGACTCGATCTGCGAACTGTCCGCGTTCGCGCCCAACATCTGCCGGGCCCGTGCGAACATCGCATCGCTGGCCGCATCCTTGACCAGTGCGCCCGAAAGCGAACCGATCACACCGGCCACGTCCATCGACGCCAGCAGCGCCCGCATTGCGGTTGCCACAAGCGGCGTGTAGTGGTCGGTCAGGCGCAGATCGAATGCATGCTGGGGCACTTTGTCCGAAGAATCGCGCCACGACTTCTCAATCGCGGCGGGCACTAAAAAAGGGACGCTCTCACGTCCCTTCTTGTTCAGCATCTCCGCAATGTCCGGCGGGGCGACCTCGAACTGGAAATCTCGCCACTTGCCCGCCTTCACCCGTGTCTTCGTGAACGAGCGGAATTTCACCAGCTCAGCCTGCAAAGCGTCCGTGGCATCCTTCATCTTCACCGGCCCCTCCAAAGAGGAACCCGTCAGCCCGGTTGCAGCGGTGACCCCGGCCGTCTCGGCCTTCGTGATCGCACCGCCCACCGTGGGCATGCCATTCACGACATCGGACCCGGGGATGATGTGCTCAAGGTCCGGGAACGCGGGTTCGTCCGGGTTCGTCGGGGCCCGTTTGAAATCGGTCCCGCCTGGCAGCTTGTCCGGCAGGATCCCGCCGGCGCCCGCGAACGCGTCCAACCCCAACGGTTGCGCGTCGCTCGGCGCGCCCGTCTGTCCGTCGATCGTGCCAGAAATGGCCAGGATCGACGTCAACGGGACGAACCCGGTGCGAGCGGTGATGATGCCGCGAGGGATCGGGCGCTCGTTATCCACCGGCAAGCCCAGGAGCTCCTGACGCATCTCGTCCATGGACGCCGCGCCAGTCTTGACGTACACCTCCCACGCCTGCGCCTCCATGAGACGGTCCTCTTTGTCCCGGCCGGTGTCCAGAGACACGCGCACGGGCAGGCCGAGGTCGTGCTGCAGGTAACGGTTCAGGATCTGCTCCACGAACCGCACCCACGGCAGGGTGTTCACGCGGAACTGGATGTCGACCTGCGTCTCACCGTTGGCCCGGTTCACGTCTTTCAGAAGACCGAGATCCTGCGGGACCACGCCATACGCCGCGGCGACACGCGTCACGAGGTAGTCAGGGAACAGCGGGTCGAAACCCTTGGGCCGGGTCTCCGAAATCTTGAAACCGGCCGGCACTGCGACGAGCTGGTGCAGCTTGGCCTGATCGCCCTGCACCACAGCGTCGTAGTAGTCCTGCCATTCCGCCACCTGATCCGGCGACGAAATATCCGGGGGCAGCTCCATGAACCCGGCCGGGACAGACCCGTCCGTGAACATCTGCAACAGGTGCCACTGGAAACGCATGTCCGTGTTCGCGGTCAGCATGATCGACTCGAGCGGCGCCAAACCGAACGGGGAATCCCCCTGCGGGCGGAACCGGGCGTAAATGAGATCCTCGGCCGTGTACGACGACCACGACTGGCCCTTGATCACCTGGTAGTAGGCAGGGGCGGGGGCATGAGGGCGGCGGCCGTGCGCGTCGATGCTCGGGAACACCGTCGAACCGTCGAGAATTTCCAGGCCGATGATCTGCCCGGCCATGTTCCGGCGGCGGTAAAGCACCCCGGCGTCGTAGCGCAGCTGGTTTTCCATCCAGATCGACAGCCACTCGTCGTACGGGTGCTCCCGGTCCGGGAAAGCCAGCACCGCGCGCGCCGCCTCGATGGCATCCTTCACATCCGAGGTCACGCCGGTGGCCGCCTGAAACAGGAGGCCCATCGACCGGATCTCATCGATTTTATGGTTAATGCACATACGAGAAACGTCGTAGGAGTTGACCATCTCGCGCAGAGTATCGTACGAGGTGCGGCCCCACGCCTGCCGGGACCGAACCGCAAGGTTCACCCCAACCGGGAAGTCCATCGCCCGCGGCACCTGCGAGTACCCCGTCGACGGGACAGCCGGGCGACCCGGGCCCATCATCGTGGAACCCGTCATGCCCTGATCGGTCATGGCCTGATCGATCGCAGCCGGGACGCCGAAACCAAAGGACTTTGCAAGCCGTTCGAAGATACCCATGCGTTACCTCCGGGCTTTCAGATCATTAGCGATTTCGCGCCAGTTGCGCGCGATAGAGGGAACTTCGATGGCACGGTCAGCGGCCTGTTGCTTCCACGCCGACAGGAACACCACACCCGCCCCGGTGCCCTGAATGAACATCCGGTATAAGGCCTGAGACGCGCCGTCCACCTGGTCGTCGTGCGCGCCGTTCGGGAAGGAAGCGCACTCGTCCACGAACTCGTCACCCCACTGGCCCGCCCACACGTGCACGTTGCCCGCCTCGATGAACGGGGCCACAGCGTTCGCGCGGGAATACTTGGACTCTTTCGGGGTGATCGGG
This genomic window contains:
- a CDS encoding phage portal protein, whose amino-acid sequence is MGIFERLAKSFGFGVPAAIDQAMTDQGMTGSTMMGPGRPAVPSTGYSQVPRAMDFPVGVNLAVRSRQAWGRTSYDTLREMVNSYDVSRMCINHKIDEIRSMGLLFQAATGVTSDVKDAIEAARAVLAFPDREHPYDEWLSIWMENQLRYDAGVLYRRRNMAGQIIGLEILDGSTVFPSIDAHGRRPHAPAPAYYQVIKGQSWSSYTAEDLIYARFRPQGDSPFGLAPLESIMLTANTDMRFQWHLLQMFTDGSVPAGFMELPPDISSPDQVAEWQDYYDAVVQGDQAKLHQLVAVPAGFKISETRPKGFDPLFPDYLVTRVAAAYGVVPQDLGLLKDVNRANGETQVDIQFRVNTLPWVRFVEQILNRYLQHDLGLPVRVSLDTGRDKEDRLMEAQAWEVYVKTGAASMDEMRQELLGLPVDNERPIPRGIITARTGFVPLTSILAISGTIDGQTGAPSDAQPLGLDAFAGAGGILPDKLPGGTDFKRAPTNPDEPAFPDLEHIIPGSDVVNGMPTVGGAITKAETAGVTAATGLTGSSLEGPVKMKDATDALQAELVKFRSFTKTRVKAGKWRDFQFEVAPPDIAEMLNKKGRESVPFLVPAAIEKSWRDSSDKVPQHAFDLRLTDHYTPLVATAMRALLASMDVAGVIGSLSGALVKDAASDAMFARARQMLGANADSSQIESVLRQLLADGYLTGAHGAAQQLGAHAVSVAGMTGQAVADVNWDAWVPGDAQAASLVADGGLRALLDSAGITVKGIEDTVLDQVGNRISSGLDSGWSSEKIAGTISDLIGSDSRAQLIAHTEIARAQTLGSLDSYSASGVGSWDLILSDDACSECVDVAAANPHPVTDTDNSPPVHPRCLPAATGLVVPADISHRFALEVASSVGFGDGGRATASAVADSVGHGSWLGLGSVTERHYVGDFIDIVTELGQKLTITPNHPVATVDGWVPAGDLREGDYVLSRGAVDPVLEGGPDVENIEATIKEVADALPVRFGPMPSAAEDFHGDGSEGHVYVVRSAGELPREGNLARDKSGDEGVLINAHVGQVDRVASSSLGLDAIALSAAPDGLMSSGREGQPALDAQTGHANKHGGTPISGLDVGLDEMPTDHAAVDAEGYCESLLASSPEVFANKVLSVKRYFAHTQVYNCNTTHGWYLANGIVVHNCRCAASPVVESINGSNIRTIDATE